A genomic segment from Oncorhynchus keta strain PuntledgeMale-10-30-2019 chromosome 7, Oket_V2, whole genome shotgun sequence encodes:
- the LOC127931036 gene encoding uncharacterized protein LOC127931036 — translation MVCLPMLTHMGYEISSVQLSTAEDYEISSVQPSTAEDYEISSVQPSTAEDYEISSVQPSTAEDYEISSVQPSTAEDYDISSVQPSTAEDYEISSVQPSTAEDYEISTVQPSTAEDYEISSVQPSTAEDYEISTVQPSTAEDYEISTVQPSTAEDYEISSVQPSTAEDYEISRVQPSTAENYEISTVQPSTAEGYEISTVQPSTAEDYEISTVQPSTAEDYEISSVQPSTAEGYDISTVQPSTAED, via the coding sequence ATGGTATGTTTACCCATGCTTACACATATGGGCTATGAAATCTCCAGTGTTCAACTGTCTACTGCAGAGGACTATGAAATCTCCAGTGTTCAACCTTCTACTGCAGAGGACTATGAAATCTCCAGTGTTCAACCGTCTACTGCAGAGGACTATGAAATCTCCAGTGTTCAACCTTCTACTGCAGAGGACTATGAAATCTCCAGTGTTCAACCTTCTACTGCAGAGGACTATGACATCTCCAGTGTTCAACCGTCTACTGCAGAGGACTATGAAATCTCCAGTGTTCAACCTTCTACTGCAGAGGACTATGAAATCTCCACTGTTCAACCGTCTACTGCAGAGGACTATGAAATCTCCAGTGTTCAACCTTCTACTGCAGAGGACTATGAAATCTCCACTGTTCAACCGTCTACTGCAGAGGACTATGAAATCTCCACTGTTCAACCTTCTACTGCAGAGGACTATGAAATCTCCAGTGTTCAACCTTCTACTGCAGAGGACTATGAAATCTCCAGGGTTCAACCTTCTACTGCAGAGAACTATGAAATCTCCACTGTTCAACCTTCTACTGCAGAGGGCTATGAAATCTCCACTGTTCAACCTTCTACTGCAGAGGACTATGAAATCTCCACTGTTCAACCTTCTACTGCAGAGGACTATGAAATCTCCAGTGTTCAACCGTCTACTGCAGAGGGCTATGACATCTCCACTGTTCAACCTTCTACTGCAGAGGActga